Proteins encoded within one genomic window of Bacillus thuringiensis:
- a CDS encoding DUF445 domain-containing protein, which yields MSLQTKYIAGISLGVMGVGFAASIPFQGTVAGEIIQGGFEAGLVGGLADWFAVTALFRHPMGIPIPHTALLPKNRKRVTKGLINTLENEWLTKESITNKVKEMQLAQMVLQIAEREMQSDAVKKGIVTIAEKAIVTIDTEKLAVVIEKELKTYLHTINTSNILQVLVDQLVVQEYDEKTLDYILVKVKDWTAQDEARYQLGSLGMKAMENIKVDGFLQFTLKSFMNIVDEDKIGGILQKFIISNINSLQDADNSTRQLILAKIRQEIINVKENEALLQELENWKEKWIANWDATDKIKEMLKQVQQRAVAFVNNEEFADKYVIPFLQKQMNKIKEDEQTVQKIEDWLQKQVVNLVEKNHSKIGKLVQENLDKLDDKTLIEMIENNVGKDLQWIRVNGAVCGFMIGLVLEGIKAII from the coding sequence ATGTCATTACAGACTAAATATATAGCGGGTATTTCGCTTGGGGTTATGGGAGTAGGTTTTGCGGCTTCTATTCCTTTTCAAGGAACGGTAGCTGGTGAGATTATACAAGGGGGATTTGAAGCTGGGTTAGTTGGTGGACTTGCGGATTGGTTCGCAGTTACAGCATTATTCCGTCACCCGATGGGAATTCCAATTCCGCATACAGCTTTGTTACCTAAAAACCGAAAGAGAGTAACGAAAGGGCTCATCAATACGTTAGAAAATGAGTGGCTAACGAAAGAAAGTATTACGAATAAAGTAAAAGAAATGCAGCTAGCACAAATGGTGCTACAAATTGCAGAGAGAGAAATGCAGTCTGATGCTGTGAAAAAGGGGATTGTAACGATTGCAGAGAAAGCAATTGTTACAATAGATACAGAAAAGTTAGCGGTTGTTATTGAAAAAGAATTAAAAACGTATTTGCATACAATTAATACAAGTAACATATTACAAGTGCTTGTTGATCAATTAGTTGTGCAAGAATATGATGAAAAGACACTTGATTACATATTAGTAAAAGTGAAAGATTGGACAGCGCAAGATGAAGCGCGATACCAGCTCGGAAGCTTAGGTATGAAGGCGATGGAAAACATAAAAGTAGATGGGTTTTTACAGTTTACGTTGAAATCGTTTATGAATATTGTAGATGAAGATAAAATAGGCGGCATTTTGCAGAAGTTTATTATTAGCAATATTAACAGCTTACAAGATGCGGATAATAGCACAAGACAACTTATATTAGCGAAAATTCGCCAAGAAATTATAAATGTAAAAGAAAATGAAGCGTTACTACAAGAATTAGAAAATTGGAAAGAAAAATGGATTGCCAATTGGGATGCTACTGACAAAATTAAAGAGATGCTGAAGCAAGTACAACAAAGAGCAGTTGCTTTTGTAAATAATGAAGAATTTGCTGATAAATATGTTATTCCATTTTTACAAAAACAAATGAATAAAATAAAAGAAGATGAACAGACAGTTCAAAAAATAGAAGATTGGTTACAAAAACAAGTTGTGAATCTTGTTGAGAAGAACCATTCGAAAATTGGTAAGCTTGTACAAGAAAACCTTGATAAGTTAGATGATAAAACGTTAATTGAAATGATTGAAAATAATGTCGGTAAAGATTTACAGTGGATCCGAGTAAACGGGGCTGTTTGCGGATTTATGATTGGATTAGTGTTAGAAGGAATTAAAGCAATTATATGA
- a CDS encoding response regulator transcription factor has protein sequence MKIKILIADDNSFIREGMKIILNTYEEFEVVDTVNDGKEAVEYCKKNDVDIALLDVRMPNLNGVEATKFICEETKTKPLILTTFDDDEYILDAVKNGAKGYLLKNNDPERIRDAIKGVYNGQTVMQDVVLDKIKSNLMESKEEECKIDTSLFTERELSIIALIAKGFSNKEISKQLFISEGTIANYITSVLGKTGLEHRTQIAIYYLTGKVD, from the coding sequence ATGAAAATTAAAATATTAATAGCAGATGATAATTCTTTCATTAGAGAAGGCATGAAAATTATTTTAAATACATATGAAGAGTTCGAAGTAGTAGATACAGTAAATGACGGGAAAGAAGCAGTGGAATATTGTAAAAAGAATGACGTTGATATCGCTCTATTAGATGTTCGCATGCCAAATCTGAACGGAGTAGAGGCGACGAAGTTCATTTGTGAAGAGACGAAAACGAAGCCGCTTATTTTAACGACGTTTGATGATGATGAATATATTTTGGATGCAGTAAAAAACGGAGCGAAAGGTTATTTATTAAAAAATAATGATCCAGAGCGTATTCGTGATGCGATTAAAGGAGTATATAACGGTCAAACAGTTATGCAAGATGTAGTTCTAGATAAAATTAAGTCTAATTTAATGGAAAGTAAGGAGGAAGAATGTAAAATAGATACAAGTCTTTTTACTGAAAGAGAGCTGAGTATTATCGCATTAATTGCAAAGGGCTTTTCGAATAAAGAAATCTCGAAGCAACTTTTCATATCAGAAGGAACAATTGCAAATTATATTACATCAGTTCTAGGGAAAACTGGACTTGAACATCGTACACAAATCGCGATTTATTATTTGACAGGGAAAGTAGATTAA
- a CDS encoding ABC transporter ATP-binding protein, translating to MNTLEIKNLTKKFGDFIAVDNMSLSIKEGEIFGFLGSNGAGKSTTINMIAGLLRSNEGEISILGKNIKKHNRFAKMNIGIVPQDIAIYEELTAYENVKFFAGLYGLRGAELKARVEEALQFVGLSDKHKSYPKNFSGGMKRRLNIACAIAHRPKLIIMDEPTVGIDPQSRNYILQSVRKLNEMGSTIIYTSHYMEEVEEICTKIAIVDHGKVIAEGTKEQLKAIITDTKDIWIEVKSVENLDIEQLKEINGVKAVQIEENVIKVNSDAGLNNLNKIIQHFINHDIEIRSLEEQAPNLETVFLTLTGRNLRDK from the coding sequence ATGAATACATTAGAAATTAAAAATTTAACGAAAAAATTTGGTGATTTCATCGCGGTAGATAATATGTCTTTATCTATTAAAGAAGGAGAAATATTTGGCTTCCTAGGATCAAATGGTGCTGGTAAAAGTACAACGATAAATATGATTGCCGGGTTGTTAAGAAGTAACGAAGGTGAGATTAGCATACTAGGAAAAAATATAAAGAAACATAATCGATTCGCAAAGATGAATATCGGTATCGTTCCGCAAGATATTGCAATTTATGAAGAGTTAACTGCCTATGAAAATGTGAAATTCTTTGCTGGGTTGTACGGATTAAGAGGGGCTGAACTAAAAGCGAGAGTAGAGGAAGCACTTCAATTTGTGGGGCTTAGCGATAAACATAAAAGTTATCCGAAAAACTTTTCAGGCGGGATGAAACGAAGACTGAATATTGCTTGTGCGATTGCTCATAGACCGAAGTTAATTATTATGGATGAGCCGACAGTTGGAATTGATCCACAGTCAAGAAACTACATTTTGCAGTCAGTACGTAAATTAAATGAAATGGGAAGCACGATTATTTATACGAGTCACTACATGGAAGAGGTAGAAGAGATTTGTACGAAAATAGCGATAGTAGATCACGGTAAAGTGATTGCAGAAGGAACGAAAGAGCAGTTAAAAGCAATTATTACCGATACGAAAGATATTTGGATTGAAGTGAAGTCAGTAGAAAATTTAGATATAGAACAGTTAAAAGAGATAAATGGAGTGAAAGCTGTTCAAATTGAAGAGAATGTAATTAAAGTAAACTCGGATGCAGGATTAAATAATTTAAATAAAATTATTCAGCACTTCATCAATCATGACATTGAAATCCGTTCGTTAGAGGAGCAGGCTCCAAACTTAGAAACAGTATTCCTTACGTTGACCGGTAGAAACTTACGAGATAAATAA
- a CDS encoding ABC transporter permease — MNIFNIAIMHIKRDFRDVRTLVFMLAFPIVLMLVLGTALTNAFNSDSHSIKDIQVLYKDEASSTFSQAFEAFAKEVDKSGIHFKKASGSIDGKEAVKQNKYAAYVELKKDGAKFYGSDKSSIEGSIVEGMLTTFVDKYNVAAEVAKVDPSKVSAVISNGNHNDYIKETSLQAANKPGSMDYYAVVMTTMIALYAAMGASFLIRGERIRKTGDRLIAAPISKAEIFIGKVLGSLVANALCILLVMLFSKFVFQANWGEHLGVIFLILLTEVFLAISFGLGIGYMTKTPEASRAIIMVVVQLASIFGGAYFVIEENFVTNLSPLTWANTAVMKIIYANDVGAALPVISLNIGISALFLLIAIIALRRREGL, encoded by the coding sequence TTGAACATCTTCAATATTGCAATTATGCATATTAAAAGAGATTTTAGAGACGTAAGAACTTTAGTTTTTATGTTAGCATTTCCGATTGTGCTTATGCTTGTATTAGGAACAGCATTAACAAACGCATTTAATAGTGATAGTCATTCGATTAAAGATATACAAGTGCTATATAAGGATGAAGCAAGTAGCACGTTTTCTCAAGCATTTGAAGCATTTGCGAAAGAAGTTGATAAATCGGGTATTCATTTTAAAAAAGCTTCCGGCAGTATAGATGGGAAGGAAGCGGTGAAGCAAAATAAATATGCTGCTTATGTAGAACTAAAGAAAGATGGTGCGAAATTTTACGGAAGTGACAAAAGTAGTATTGAGGGAAGTATTGTGGAAGGCATGCTAACAACATTTGTTGATAAGTACAATGTAGCAGCCGAAGTTGCAAAAGTTGATCCTAGTAAGGTGAGCGCAGTTATTTCAAATGGAAATCATAATGATTATATAAAAGAAACATCTTTACAAGCTGCGAATAAACCGGGTTCTATGGATTACTATGCGGTTGTAATGACGACGATGATTGCACTGTACGCTGCGATGGGAGCAAGTTTTCTAATTCGAGGCGAACGAATACGTAAAACAGGAGATCGTCTTATTGCTGCACCTATAAGTAAGGCTGAAATTTTCATTGGGAAAGTGCTTGGTAGTCTTGTAGCAAACGCCCTGTGCATATTACTCGTCATGTTATTTAGTAAATTTGTCTTTCAAGCGAATTGGGGCGAACACCTTGGAGTCATATTTCTTATTTTATTAACAGAAGTCTTTCTAGCAATTAGCTTCGGTTTAGGGATTGGATATATGACAAAAACACCTGAAGCGTCTAGAGCAATTATTATGGTGGTAGTGCAATTAGCTTCTATTTTTGGCGGTGCATATTTCGTAATAGAAGAAAATTTCGTTACGAATTTATCACCATTAACGTGGGCAAACACAGCTGTTATGAAAATTATTTATGCGAATGATGTAGGGGCAGCACTACCAGTCATTTCTTTAAACATTGGAATATCAGCACTCTTTTTATTAATTGCAATTATTGCATTACGTAGACGGGAGGGGCTATAG
- a CDS encoding RNA polymerase sigma factor, producing the protein MQTYRHYIFQVIFSIVRHEEDAKDVTQEVFVKIHASLPNYQFRGLKTWMARIATNHAIDYKRKKARENEELSLCKETEENIKSSHNIEALLLTKEQKLLIAQKLRELPENYRDVVLAHYLEEKSYQEIALQEKIEVKTVEMKLYRARKWIKKHWKEEEFL; encoded by the coding sequence GTGCAAACATATCGTCACTATATTTTCCAAGTTATCTTTTCTATTGTAAGACATGAAGAAGATGCGAAAGATGTTACACAAGAAGTATTCGTAAAAATTCACGCCTCTCTCCCAAATTATCAATTTCGCGGATTAAAAACGTGGATGGCACGTATTGCCACTAATCACGCTATTGATTATAAGAGAAAAAAAGCTAGAGAAAACGAAGAACTCTCCTTATGTAAAGAAACTGAGGAAAATATAAAATCCTCTCATAATATTGAGGCTTTATTATTGACGAAAGAGCAAAAATTACTCATTGCCCAAAAACTGAGAGAACTTCCCGAAAATTACCGTGACGTCGTTCTCGCACATTACTTAGAAGAAAAAAGCTATCAAGAAATTGCTTTGCAGGAAAAAATCGAAGTAAAAACAGTCGAAATGAAACTGTATCGGGCAAGAAAATGGATTAAAAAACATTGGAAGGAGGAAGAGTTTCTATGA
- the exsE gene encoding exosporium protein ExsE gives MRTWRVGTFSMGLSIIALGCFLLFSVIKGTEVLDSLTAWWPVLLIILGVEILLYLLFSKKEQSFIKYDIFSIFFIGVLGSVGIAFYCLLSTGLLEEVRHSINTTRQTSNIPDGQFDIPESIKKIVVDAGHQPLTIEGNHTNQIHLLGTYEMTTKANEKLKLKQDDFLSVQTAGETMYITLKSLPVQHTLFNSAPQVKPTLVLPQNKNVEIRSSNNELSLYPGQLQNNWFVQESSRVSVHLAKESDVSLTAVTNQKETQGSTPWEQVEDLTKKENTSSEEHPELNNQEHWYKNSIKTGNGTYKLNIEKAYNLNISVIEK, from the coding sequence ATGAGAACATGGCGCGTTGGAACATTTTCAATGGGGCTTTCTATTATTGCATTAGGTTGCTTCTTACTATTTTCAGTTATAAAAGGTACTGAGGTATTAGATTCCTTAACAGCATGGTGGCCTGTTTTACTTATTATACTTGGCGTGGAAATTTTACTATACCTGCTATTTTCTAAGAAGGAACAATCATTTATTAAATATGATATTTTTAGTATTTTCTTTATCGGCGTTTTAGGAAGCGTCGGAATTGCTTTTTACTGTTTATTATCAACTGGATTACTAGAAGAAGTTCGTCACTCTATTAACACAACGAGGCAAACGAGTAATATTCCAGACGGACAATTTGATATACCTGAATCTATCAAAAAAATCGTAGTAGATGCAGGACATCAGCCTCTAACGATAGAGGGAAATCATACAAATCAAATTCATCTTTTGGGAACTTATGAAATGACGACGAAAGCAAATGAAAAACTCAAATTAAAACAAGATGATTTCCTTTCAGTTCAAACGGCTGGAGAAACGATGTATATTACTTTAAAATCATTACCTGTTCAGCATACGTTATTTAATTCAGCACCACAGGTGAAACCAACGCTTGTTCTTCCGCAAAATAAAAATGTGGAAATCCGTTCTTCAAATAACGAACTATCTCTTTATCCAGGTCAATTACAAAATAATTGGTTTGTACAAGAAAGCTCAAGAGTGTCTGTCCATCTTGCAAAAGAGAGTGATGTATCTTTAACAGCAGTAACGAATCAAAAAGAAACACAGGGAAGCACACCTTGGGAACAAGTAGAAGATTTAACGAAAAAAGAAAATACTTCTTCAGAAGAGCATCCAGAATTAAACAACCAAGAACATTGGTATAAAAATTCAATTAAAACTGGAAATGGTACGTACAAGTTAAATATTGAGAAAGCTTATAATTTAAATATAAGCGTTATTGAAAAATAA
- a CDS encoding sensor histidine kinase, translating into MEFWLIVSKLIVFIYIVFSYIYLNVENLPWIILTLLLYLSVNVLISIFKKATYKNILTCVSIGLVMLFTWKIHPFFILFLPLNLYEIIFRYIEKKWQLFIIMMIPIIFTNESIRMTYGLIVAFSFLVLIMAERYISRVLKLESQNDKMRKDMQRLTKSLHENKEYIRQSEYTFKLEERNRLSQEIHDKIGHSMTGALIQMEAAKRLMGIDKEKSAELLQNAIHISKDGIESIRVTLKNMKPPTEQIGIHRMKLFIEEFAGKHDVNIPFVYKGNLDMISPIQWKIIGENVMEALTNAMKYADATVISIDIHVLNKMVKVQVKDNGKGAVLVKKGLGIMGMEERTASVNGKIIVDGTSGFSVTMLLPI; encoded by the coding sequence ATGGAATTTTGGTTAATTGTAAGTAAATTAATTGTCTTTATATATATTGTGTTTAGTTACATTTATTTAAATGTAGAGAACTTACCATGGATTATACTTACTTTGCTTTTATATCTTTCTGTAAACGTGCTGATTTCTATATTTAAAAAAGCTACGTACAAAAACATATTAACTTGCGTATCAATTGGTCTAGTTATGTTATTTACATGGAAGATTCATCCGTTTTTTATTTTGTTTTTGCCATTGAACTTATATGAAATTATATTCCGTTATATAGAGAAGAAATGGCAGCTATTTATCATTATGATGATTCCTATTATTTTTACAAATGAGAGCATTCGAATGACATACGGATTAATTGTTGCATTTTCTTTCCTCGTATTAATTATGGCAGAACGGTATATATCGCGCGTATTAAAGCTTGAATCACAAAATGATAAGATGCGAAAAGATATGCAGCGATTGACGAAAAGCTTACATGAAAATAAAGAGTACATAAGGCAATCAGAATACACATTTAAGTTAGAAGAGAGAAATCGACTTTCTCAAGAAATTCATGATAAAATTGGCCACTCGATGACAGGTGCACTCATTCAAATGGAAGCAGCGAAGAGACTAATGGGGATAGATAAAGAAAAATCTGCGGAGTTATTACAAAATGCAATTCATATTTCAAAAGATGGAATTGAAAGCATTCGGGTTACACTAAAAAATATGAAACCACCAACTGAGCAAATTGGTATTCATCGTATGAAATTATTCATAGAGGAATTTGCTGGTAAGCATGATGTGAATATTCCTTTCGTTTATAAAGGGAACTTAGATATGATTTCTCCTATACAGTGGAAAATTATTGGTGAAAATGTTATGGAGGCATTAACGAACGCGATGAAGTATGCTGATGCGACAGTTATTTCAATTGATATTCATGTGCTTAACAAGATGGTGAAAGTACAAGTGAAGGATAACGGAAAAGGTGCGGTTCTCGTTAAGAAAGGTCTTGGGATTATGGGGATGGAGGAGCGAACAGCGTCAGTAAACGGAAAAATTATTGTAGATGGAACAAGTGGTTTTTCAGTAACAATGTTGCTGCCGATATGA
- a CDS encoding ABC transporter permease has product MKDILWLIQKTLSVLLKNKKGLIIIISLPIIGTLISFSIYGNAGQGTLNIGIVNKENEPIANDTIKFLEGLNHVNVSKVKESEVEDKLTSKKLDGVITLASGFSKSVREGKPDHIEIASIKGDQVTGFIKSYLYNYVDNVAAISKVAGTDQSAFDTMYAGYQKSSFKMKTETLEDTSKNKDMTNQTMGYLIMFMLFSAVNLSGFILKEKENRTYFRLLSTPIDGKKFILSNVAVNMMILTLQIVIAVLCMTNVFHTNINMPFIVMIGVLMIFALIAIGLSLVIVSFSKSSAASNAMQNLVIVPTCLLAGCYFPYDIMPKAVQKVADFLPQRWLLDTIAKLQQGIPFSELYLNILILFAFAIAFFLIAIYKFGRNNDARNFV; this is encoded by the coding sequence ATGAAAGATATTTTATGGCTCATACAAAAAACGTTATCTGTACTTTTGAAAAATAAAAAAGGGTTAATTATTATTATTAGTTTGCCAATAATCGGGACGCTCATCTCTTTTTCGATATACGGAAATGCAGGGCAAGGAACGTTAAATATTGGGATTGTAAATAAAGAAAATGAGCCGATAGCAAACGATACGATAAAGTTTTTAGAAGGATTAAATCATGTGAATGTGAGTAAGGTTAAGGAGTCTGAAGTAGAGGATAAACTCACTTCTAAAAAACTTGATGGAGTTATTACATTAGCTTCTGGTTTTTCAAAAAGTGTTCGAGAAGGGAAACCAGATCATATTGAAATTGCATCGATTAAAGGTGATCAAGTAACAGGATTTATAAAATCATATTTATACAACTATGTTGATAATGTAGCAGCGATTAGTAAAGTAGCAGGAACAGATCAAAGTGCATTTGATACGATGTACGCAGGGTATCAAAAAAGTTCATTTAAAATGAAAACGGAGACGCTAGAAGATACTTCGAAAAATAAAGATATGACAAATCAAACGATGGGTTATCTTATTATGTTTATGCTGTTTTCAGCAGTGAACTTATCAGGATTTATTTTAAAAGAAAAAGAGAATAGAACGTACTTTAGATTATTATCAACACCAATTGACGGAAAGAAATTTATATTGTCCAACGTCGCGGTAAATATGATGATATTAACATTGCAAATTGTCATTGCAGTATTATGTATGACGAATGTTTTTCACACAAATATTAATATGCCTTTCATAGTAATGATTGGTGTGCTAATGATCTTTGCCTTAATTGCAATTGGTTTATCATTAGTTATTGTGTCGTTCTCAAAAAGTTCAGCGGCTTCAAATGCAATGCAAAATTTAGTGATAGTACCAACATGTTTGCTTGCTGGATGTTATTTCCCGTACGACATTATGCCAAAGGCGGTACAAAAAGTAGCTGATTTTCTTCCGCAGCGTTGGTTATTAGATACGATAGCAAAACTACAACAAGGAATACCGTTCTCAGAATTGTATTTAAACATATTAATTTTATTTGCCTTTGCAATTGCATTCTTCTTAATTGCAATTTATAAATTTGGAAGAAATAATGATGCGAGGAACTTTGTTTAA